One window from the genome of Xiphophorus hellerii strain 12219 chromosome 16, Xiphophorus_hellerii-4.1, whole genome shotgun sequence encodes:
- the csf2rb gene encoding cytokine receptor common subunit beta isoform X1, which yields MALLLVLMWLVLPNRALLSGLDHCGVHDGSSSNNMSPWLQSLQCHNDYKTHVDCKWKAPTNTTLQVWLRGNDGSSELCVPFKDEKTTEDGVVQCRYKTLVLGVGISHTVFFTNNQTTSFCSSSKHTSLDLVQRLRAHPPGGLTASEESDGSYWLKWSSPYPPSSSLNQNLSYQLSFRTQDEDGWTTEAVADTSVRLERQKLLPGRRYEARVRARAGVGRWSEWSPVASWKTGDDLGQVPSLDCVLDGEKEVTCSWEVSRELAYLVTYQLTCRHDLTARFEGCCVNPAVSSDPGGTEVRYSCPLTDVDPERLQLKLQPAHNAKTFQAYKHIRTNSPVQVKVRENNGDWVVEWSPPAEAATELLYQVWYYRTTDQGSTELLNISEGSTRVSILGTSLVPLQDYKVKVRSLVAPGAGSTYEGIPSEWSEPANWTSNKATWSVSTLIYFFCGVIAAALFLTLYHTIPVCRKEVVMWVDSVPSPGKSKSLSEIKSSSSPTLVQSEKTSICSVQHLDRVSTCRCLHSAAVAIEKKEGADEIMHLSPPCSSSEALLWPTKSTETTGSDQSRSCWNCDNLPSPNAHDLDTSSMSFSGPYIFCQGSGQMSMEVQQEEVRETKSDEAVPLFPAPCPLRDGDYVCLPNRTLSRSTEDLTSHSSSGPKWYDSPEQGQQHLNATLRPVQSGSRSGFGEPAVRSQPPDYTAGPLPSWPQGGANSGYCQLPAAFTVPPK from the exons ATGGCTCTCCTCCTGGTCTTGATGTGGTTGGTTCTCCCGAATCGGGCTCTCCTCTCTGGTCTGGATCACTGCGGCGTTCATGACGGCAGCAGCTCAAACAACA TGTCGCCTTGGCTGCAGTCCTTACAATGCCACAATGACTACAAGACCCATGTGGATTGCAAATGGAAGGCACCGACAAACACGACTCTGCAGGTCTGGCTGAGGGGAAACGATGGCAGCAG TGAGCTCTGTGTGCCTTTTAAAGACGAAAAAACAACCGAGGATGGAGTTGTCCAGTGCAGATATAAAACTCTTGTGCTCGGCGTGGGAATCAGCCATACTGTCTTCTTCACGAACAACCAGACAACAAGCTTCTGCTCGTCTTCCAAACACACATCTCTGGATCTTGTTCAGCGCC TGAGGGCACATCCGCCTGGGGGTCTGACTGCATCTGAGGAAAGCGATGGCAGCTACTGGCTGAAGTGGTCCAGTCCGTATCCTCCATCGTCCTccctgaaccagaacctctcGTATCAGCTCAGCTTCAGGACGCAGGACGAGGACGGCTGGACT ACTGAGGCTGTCGCAGACACCAGCGTGAGACTGGAGAGGCAGAAGCTGCTTCCCGGCCGTAGATACGAAGCCAGAGTGAGAGCCCGGGCCGGCGTGGGTCGGTGGAGCGAATGGAGTCCTGTGGCGAGCTGGAAAACTGGAGATG ACCTCGGGCAGGTTCCCTCTCTGGACTGTGTTCTGGATGGAGAGAAGGAAGTGACGTGCAGCTGGGAGGTGAGCAGAGAGCTGGCTTATCTCGTCACCTACCAGCTGACCTGTCGACACGACCTGACAGCACG GTTTGAGGGATGTTGCGTGAACCCAGCTGTGAGTTCTGACCCCGGAGGGACAGAAGTGAGGTACAGCTGCCCTCTCACCGATGTGGACCCTGAACGTCTGCAGCTGAAGCTCCAGCCGGCACACAACGCTAAGACTTTTCAAGCGTACAAACACA TCCGTACCAATTCACCAGTGCAGGTGAAAGTGAGGGAGAATAACGGTGACTGGGTTGTGGAGTGGTCTCCACCAGCTGAGGCAGCTACAGAGCTGTTGTACCAGGTCTGGTATTACAGGACCACAGATCAG GGATCCACGGAGCTGCTGAACATTTCCGAGGGGTCCACACGGGTGAGCATCCTGGGAACATCCCTCGTGCCGCTCCAGGACTACAAGGTGAAAGTGAGGTCACTGGTTGCCCCTGGAGCAGGTTCCACCTACGAAGGAATCCCCTCAGAATGGTCTGAACCTGCGAACTGGACCTCAAATAAAG CCACCTGGTCCGTCTCCACACTGATTTATTTCTTCTGTGGCGTGATTGCAGCCGCGCTCTTTCTGACTCTGTACCACACTATCCCAGTTTGCCGGAA GGAAGTTGTGATGTGGGTGGACTCAGTTCCCTCTCCAGGCAAAAGCAAGAGCCTGTCTGAGATCAAG TCTTCCTCGTCCCCGACCCTCGTGCAGAGCGAGAAGACGTCCATTTGTAGCGTGCAGCACCTCGACCGCGTATCGACCTG CCGATGTCTGCACTCTGCCGCCGTGGCGATCGAGAAGAAAGAGGGAGCTGATGAAATTATGCACCTTTCCCCCCCTTGCAGCTCCTCAGAAGCTTTGCTTTGGCCGACCAAGAGCACTGAGACGACGGGCAGCGATCAGAGCAGGAGTTGCTGGAACTGTGATAACCTCCCCTCCCCTAACGCTCACGACTTGGACACGTCGTCCATGAGCTTCAGCGGGCCATACATCTTTTGTCAG GGATCAGGACAAATGTCAATGGAGGTCCAGCAAGAAGAAGTCCGCGAAACAAAATCGGATGAAGCCGTGCCTCTCTTCCCGGCGCCATGTCCTCTTCGCGATGGAGATTACGTGTGTCTTCCCAACCGCACTCTCTCAAGGTCCACAGAGGACCTCACATCCCACAGCAGCTCAGGCCCAAAATGGTACGACAGTCCTGAGCAGGGCCAGCAGCACCTGAACGCCACACTGCGGCCTGTTCAGTCTGGCAGCCGGTCCGGCTTCGGAGAACCAGCGGTGAGAAGTCAACCGCCCGATTACACTGCAGGGCCGCTCCCCTCTTGGCCTCAAGGGGGCGCTAACTCGGGATACTGCCAGCTCCCAGCAGCCTTCACGGTACCGCCAAAATGA
- the csf2rb gene encoding cytokine receptor common subunit beta isoform X2 gives MALLLVLMWLVLPNRALLSGLDHCGVHDGSSSNNMSPWLQSLQCHNDYKTHVDCKWKAPTNTTLQVWLRGNDGSSELCVPFKDEKTTEDGVVQCRYKTLVLGVGISHTVFFTNNQTTSFCSSSKHTSLDLVQRLRAHPPGGLTASEESDGSYWLKWSSPYPPSSSLNQNLSYQLSFRTQDEDGWTTEAVADTSVRLERQKLLPGRRYEARVRARAGVGRWSEWSPVASWKTGDDLGQVPSLDCVLDGEKEVTCSWEVSRELAYLVTYQLTCRHDLTARFEGCCVNPAVSSDPGGTEVRYSCPLTDVDPERLQLKLQPAHNAKTFQAYKHIRTNSPVQVKVRENNGDWVVEWSPPAEAATELLYQVWYYRTTDQGSTELLNISEGSTRVSILGTSLVPLQDYKVKVRSLVAPGAGSTYEGIPSEWSEPANWTSNKATWSVSTLIYFFCGVIAAALFLTLYHTIPVCRKEVVMWVDSVPSPGKSKSLSEIKSSSSPTLVQSEKTSICSVQHLDRVSTCSSEALLWPTKSTETTGSDQSRSCWNCDNLPSPNAHDLDTSSMSFSGPYIFCQGSGQMSMEVQQEEVRETKSDEAVPLFPAPCPLRDGDYVCLPNRTLSRSTEDLTSHSSSGPKWYDSPEQGQQHLNATLRPVQSGSRSGFGEPAVRSQPPDYTAGPLPSWPQGGANSGYCQLPAAFTVPPK, from the exons ATGGCTCTCCTCCTGGTCTTGATGTGGTTGGTTCTCCCGAATCGGGCTCTCCTCTCTGGTCTGGATCACTGCGGCGTTCATGACGGCAGCAGCTCAAACAACA TGTCGCCTTGGCTGCAGTCCTTACAATGCCACAATGACTACAAGACCCATGTGGATTGCAAATGGAAGGCACCGACAAACACGACTCTGCAGGTCTGGCTGAGGGGAAACGATGGCAGCAG TGAGCTCTGTGTGCCTTTTAAAGACGAAAAAACAACCGAGGATGGAGTTGTCCAGTGCAGATATAAAACTCTTGTGCTCGGCGTGGGAATCAGCCATACTGTCTTCTTCACGAACAACCAGACAACAAGCTTCTGCTCGTCTTCCAAACACACATCTCTGGATCTTGTTCAGCGCC TGAGGGCACATCCGCCTGGGGGTCTGACTGCATCTGAGGAAAGCGATGGCAGCTACTGGCTGAAGTGGTCCAGTCCGTATCCTCCATCGTCCTccctgaaccagaacctctcGTATCAGCTCAGCTTCAGGACGCAGGACGAGGACGGCTGGACT ACTGAGGCTGTCGCAGACACCAGCGTGAGACTGGAGAGGCAGAAGCTGCTTCCCGGCCGTAGATACGAAGCCAGAGTGAGAGCCCGGGCCGGCGTGGGTCGGTGGAGCGAATGGAGTCCTGTGGCGAGCTGGAAAACTGGAGATG ACCTCGGGCAGGTTCCCTCTCTGGACTGTGTTCTGGATGGAGAGAAGGAAGTGACGTGCAGCTGGGAGGTGAGCAGAGAGCTGGCTTATCTCGTCACCTACCAGCTGACCTGTCGACACGACCTGACAGCACG GTTTGAGGGATGTTGCGTGAACCCAGCTGTGAGTTCTGACCCCGGAGGGACAGAAGTGAGGTACAGCTGCCCTCTCACCGATGTGGACCCTGAACGTCTGCAGCTGAAGCTCCAGCCGGCACACAACGCTAAGACTTTTCAAGCGTACAAACACA TCCGTACCAATTCACCAGTGCAGGTGAAAGTGAGGGAGAATAACGGTGACTGGGTTGTGGAGTGGTCTCCACCAGCTGAGGCAGCTACAGAGCTGTTGTACCAGGTCTGGTATTACAGGACCACAGATCAG GGATCCACGGAGCTGCTGAACATTTCCGAGGGGTCCACACGGGTGAGCATCCTGGGAACATCCCTCGTGCCGCTCCAGGACTACAAGGTGAAAGTGAGGTCACTGGTTGCCCCTGGAGCAGGTTCCACCTACGAAGGAATCCCCTCAGAATGGTCTGAACCTGCGAACTGGACCTCAAATAAAG CCACCTGGTCCGTCTCCACACTGATTTATTTCTTCTGTGGCGTGATTGCAGCCGCGCTCTTTCTGACTCTGTACCACACTATCCCAGTTTGCCGGAA GGAAGTTGTGATGTGGGTGGACTCAGTTCCCTCTCCAGGCAAAAGCAAGAGCCTGTCTGAGATCAAG TCTTCCTCGTCCCCGACCCTCGTGCAGAGCGAGAAGACGTCCATTTGTAGCGTGCAGCACCTCGACCGCGTATCGACCTG CTCCTCAGAAGCTTTGCTTTGGCCGACCAAGAGCACTGAGACGACGGGCAGCGATCAGAGCAGGAGTTGCTGGAACTGTGATAACCTCCCCTCCCCTAACGCTCACGACTTGGACACGTCGTCCATGAGCTTCAGCGGGCCATACATCTTTTGTCAG GGATCAGGACAAATGTCAATGGAGGTCCAGCAAGAAGAAGTCCGCGAAACAAAATCGGATGAAGCCGTGCCTCTCTTCCCGGCGCCATGTCCTCTTCGCGATGGAGATTACGTGTGTCTTCCCAACCGCACTCTCTCAAGGTCCACAGAGGACCTCACATCCCACAGCAGCTCAGGCCCAAAATGGTACGACAGTCCTGAGCAGGGCCAGCAGCACCTGAACGCCACACTGCGGCCTGTTCAGTCTGGCAGCCGGTCCGGCTTCGGAGAACCAGCGGTGAGAAGTCAACCGCCCGATTACACTGCAGGGCCGCTCCCCTCTTGGCCTCAAGGGGGCGCTAACTCGGGATACTGCCAGCTCCCAGCAGCCTTCACGGTACCGCCAAAATGA